Within Flavobacterium pisciphilum, the genomic segment ACTATGCCTATAGCAGCTTGGGGTTTAAAAGGAAATACGGGTAGTGCTACAGATTTTATTGGTACTACAAATGATCAGGATGTAGTTTTTAAAAGAAACAACATACGCTCAGGCAGCTTAGCAGGAACAAATACTTCTTTTGGACAGCATTCATTAGAATCTAATAGTAGTAGTAATGGTAATAGTGCTTTTGGTTTACGTGCTTTACAGAATAATACTGTTGGAAATAATAACACTGCCATTGGTACTATGGCTCTTCAAAGGTCTATTAATAATATTGATAACGTTGCTGTGGGACTTGCTGCCTTAGGCAGACTTGAAAAAGGGAATTATAATGTAGCTTTAGGTAGTAATGCTCTTTTTTTAAATAAAGCAGGGAATTATAATATTGCTATTGGTTATATGGCAGGAGACGAACTTTTTATGCAAGACAATCAAGATGCATTTAACATTGTGATAGGCTCTAAAGCAGGCAAAGGATTGGTACAAGGAATAAAGAATACCATCTTAGGTTCTAATATAATTGGCTTACCCGCTAATCTTTCTAATTCGATTATTATAGGAGAAGGAGCCAAGACCTCTGTCAACAATAGTATTAGACTTGGTAATACTTCTATTAGTAGTTTTACAGGGCAAGTAGCTTATTCATTTGCATCAGATAAAAGATATAAAACGGATATTAAAACCATTCCTCTAGGACTTGATTTTATAAACAAGTTGAATCCTGTAGAGTACATTCGTAAAAATAATACGTCTAATACCAAAGAATGGGGCTTTATTGCTCAGGAATTGCAACAAACACTTCAGGAAGAAAATTATAAAGATGCGGGTATTGTACAAGATGATGGTAGTGCAGATAAAATGCTATCAGTACGTTATACCGATTTAATTGCACCTATGGTTAAAGCCATGCAGGAGCTAACAGAACATAACGAGTTTTTAAATAATAGAATCAATCAGTTAGAAGCTAAACTAGAAAAATTGAGTAAATGATAGTTGTAGTTTGCAGTACTCAGTTTACAGTCGCGGTTAACAGTGAGCAGTTACAGTTTACAGTCACAATACTAAAATTGAACACTAAACACTGAGACTGAGTACTGAAAACTTTTTTACACGCAGATTTATTACCCACAAACTTGTCACCCTGACGAAGGAAGGGTCTCATAAAGCAACTCGACATAGTGAGGGTTAAACCTGAAACCTGAAACAAAAAAAACAGTTTGCAGTCACAGTTCAACTTGAAACTGAGACTGCAACTGCAAACTGAGGCTAAACACCGAGACTTGAACACTGAGACTGAGTACTGAAA encodes:
- a CDS encoding tail fiber domain-containing protein, encoding TMPIAAWGLKGNTGSATDFIGTTNDQDVVFKRNNIRSGSLAGTNTSFGQHSLESNSSSNGNSAFGLRALQNNTVGNNNTAIGTMALQRSINNIDNVAVGLAALGRLEKGNYNVALGSNALFLNKAGNYNIAIGYMAGDELFMQDNQDAFNIVIGSKAGKGLVQGIKNTILGSNIIGLPANLSNSIIIGEGAKTSVNNSIRLGNTSISSFTGQVAYSFASDKRYKTDIKTIPLGLDFINKLNPVEYIRKNNTSNTKEWGFIAQELQQTLQEENYKDAGIVQDDGSADKMLSVRYTDLIAPMVKAMQELTEHNEFLNNRINQLEAKLEKLSK